TTGTTATGATGGATCAATAAACAAATACAATAATACAATGAGGGGATCTCAAAATCCTTAGTTTTTTCCTCTTGTTCAATCTTCTTCTCCAAAgttttctctcattttcaatCTTGTATGTTTCCCTCTCTATGTAAATCGTCAATTAGTTACAACTAATGAGTGTTGCTTCCTTTATATAGATGAGGAGTAGGGACTAACTCTAAAGCAGAGTACAAGTGAAATCCTCTCATAATAAGACTCAGTTGTAAAAAAACCTACCGGTTTTTTACATTTTAAGGCGATTAAAAAACTTGAATTCCCATTAGGGGATCACTCTTGAATCATTCTTCGTCTAAGCTAGCCTGCTAATCAATACATAATTACTAATCATAATGACTGGTACTATCCCATacataaaaaaatgttatagATTTCATTGGATTGGAGTTTTTCTTTGGTTTATGAATGGTTTTCTATGACCCTTTTAGAGAAACAGGTAAATGATGGTTAAAAGACCCTAATTCTAGTTTAGAAACACAATTCTTCAACTTAAACCTTTAAacactttgagagagagagagagagagagagagagagagagagagagagaatgttacTCTACCTTAAAGGATCCTGCAAACATAAAGAAGatggaaaagggaagagaaagggagagcaCATGCAGGTTTGGTCTCACTTTTTATTCAAGCCCAAATCTGTCTGATGGTGAACATGTAAGATAAAGTGATACATTTCTGTTTTGGACTTTTGGTACAGCAATAAGTccataaaaatctaaaataaaaagCTAACTTCACCAAACCCATCACCATCCCCCCTTCCTTCtctaattctctttctctttttcttggagtcTTTCATAATACCCATACACCTTTAAACAGTTTTGTCTACATTGAAAACCCCTTTTCCTTGCCTTCCATTATCCTCTTTGTTAAGTAACGTATCTCTTCCAACGGCTAACTGGCACACGTGTCACAAGTTCTGGGCTTTGAGGCCCACCTATCATGTGTAGCTTCTTTTGAGCCCATTAAGATTAGTTCTTACTACAAGAAAGCATTTGTTTGACTTGCTTGTATCTTcacttcaagtcttcaactaTACTATGGTGGAGCGGAGAGAACTAACATAGATGGGATCCCTTCCAAGGAAGGGTTAAGCAATGGGGAAAAGAAGGGTTGAGGGTCCCTAATTCCTGACCTTTGCATGTGCTTCTTAGTCTATGCCCATAATGTTTCTTACAATTTACTatacattttcttcttcttgaaagtaagagtttgaaaccctattctTCTTGATACATGGAAGGCTNNNNNNNNNNNNNNNNNNNNAGAGTTGGTGGAAGCTAGATTAAAGGGCAAATTTCATCATCATTTTGCAATACCAAATGATATGGAACGCTACACCAAAACATGACCTATTTAGTTTAAGTTCTTGTGAATATGACTGAAAAAGTTGTCAAAACCTCTATCAAACCCTAACCTCTAATATTGTTTATCACGATGATATAGCTTCTGATGTATTAGCTACGGAAATGATGATATCCTCGAGTATAATTTGCAATAATTGCATTGTATCTTTTCTAtgcatcaatttattgcttcaATTTCCACTTAATCAAATCTTCCTCACGTAGAAGTTGTACACTACCAAAAACTTTCATTCAACTCTATTGAAAATGTATTTAAACAAATCAAGttaaaattatgagaaaaaaaatcatatttgaaaaaacaaattaaatgtACAAAATATTATGACCTTTTCACAACTTTTTCAAAagatataattttaatttcataaaGATGACATAGTGAAGCAATTATATGTAGCAAAATGTGTATTCATGGATTTGGATCCTTAATGGTGTAGACATGTCAAATCCATAGAGAAGTTAATGAACTAGGCCTTAAGAAGAAGACATTCTGGTCATGAATTAAGTAAATATGTCATATACTTAATGTTTCAAAATGTATGTGtattacatcaattttacatatTTCAACCATGTGTCATCTCCGGATATAAAGGGTCCACGAATTATCTAAATTATCTGAGAAAATAATGAcatttttctatgttttttcaCATTTATCTTCCTCAATGATACTTTCAGTGTCAttcaaaagtttattttttagttaaacTAGTTGGCTATGCTTAATTGTATGTATATTGATAGTGTGAaattttttaagaagaaaatacCAATAGTAAAATTAATAATACATTCTAGATAGTAGTTGAAATGAAGAACATTTCTTGTCATATTTTTCTACAAAAATTTGTGTAACTTGGTCGAAAAGTGGACTATGAAGTAAAATTTCATAACTATATTAAGTTAGAAAACTATTATtgaaaagggtaatttaccatgccaccccctggatAATGCCAATATTAAAGGGACACCTTCTCTCTTTCACGAAATTATACTTGGACCATTTGCTGTCAATCTCTGTTAAATAAgaatataaaatgacatttttacctttttaactaaaataaataataaatcatattttatcCCGGAAAAGTTCAGAAAAGGGGAGAGAGTTCGAGCTTTACCGCCATTGTTCATCAGCTAACACCACTGACCCAAAAGTGCTAGTGAAGGTGGCTTTCCAAGCGGCCATGACCCATATCACTGAGGCTGTCAAGAAATCGACGATGCCTTGTGAACTTGAGAAGGATAAATTTTCTGCTCAAGTTCTTAAGAACTGCAAGGAATTGATGGATTATGCCATTGACGACCTCAAGAAGTCTTTTGACGAGCTGGGCATGTTCGatatgagcaagatggatgaTTTTCTGGAAAACATCAATATCTGGGTTAGTGCTGCTCTGACTCAAGGAAACATGTGCttattcagtttcagtttccaTTGGCATTGATGCATTAGCAAGTGTTAAATACAAATCCATCGGACTCTTTCGCAGAAGAATCTATTATATAATCTATCTAACAATCAAATAGGGAATTCTCTGGTTTTCGGAGTAGGTAATGTGATCATCAGACATGTTTTAGTttaatttctcatttttttttatgggtttgaccaaaataaattttaatcggCTTTTGCATTATTGACCAAATCTGTTTTATTAGGTTTTTTCATGGATTTCTTACATCAATTCAAGCAATCTTAGATAAGAATCCCTGATTCATTATTCCATCTATCTACAAGCTTCTGTTCTAAGTTGTTCTTCCATTTCTCTACTGAGTACCGTCTCCTTTTCGGTATCCTTCTCCTCAGACCTAGGATTTGCACACCGATCAGTTTTGTTTAGCTTTACCGCCGCTGTTCTCTAATGGGCAGATCGTCGTTGTGAAGAAGCTCCACAGACAACAAGCGATGGCAGCGGTGGCATCCACAAAGGAATTCTGTAACGAGATCTTGATATTATCATCAAGAGACCACCCAACCCTGGTAAAGCTCCACGGGTACTATAGCGATCCAAGAGGGCTAGTCCTCGTATATGATTATGTCCCGAACGATACCCTAGCCGATCATCTCCACAGGTCGAAGTGCTTGGAGAGGAAGAAGTCGTTGACATGGGAAGTGAGAGTAGAGGTGGCGTTGCAGACGGCGATGGCATTAGAGTACCTTCACTTTTCGGTGGTGCCGGCGATCGTTCATAGAGACATAACATCATTGAACATAATTGTAGAGAAAGGATATGAGGATCAAAGTGGGGGATTTTGGGTTATCAAGGAGGCTGGTGCTCACCGACTCATTGTCGTCGAAGTCCGTTTGGACGGGGCCATAGGGAATGCCGGGATACTTGGACCTAGAGTACCACAGGTCGTTCAAGTTGACGGAAAAGAGTGACGTGTACAGTTTCGGGGTGGTACTATTAGCGGACATGGTGGCGTTAAAGTGGGATTGCCACATCAGGTGGAGGACCACTGcttattacatgggtattttaggtacttcacatttagtaagggcattttggtatttaaaataaaatataataactgACAATATtccttaacagagactgacggtaagggatccaagtataatttggtgaaagagaaggggtgtccctctaatattgacattctctaggggtgACATGGTAAATTACCCTACTGAAAATGAtagagttttttgttttttagggtGAATATCTTTTgagagtttatttatttatttattatggtGTGGCATTTTATTTTATACCAGACAAATTTGATCAAACCCATGGAATAAGTGTAGTTTTAATAActaacaccattttttttttcaataattataTAACAAAAAATTATAGTGTTTGTATAAACAAAGTAGCTAAAACGATGTAGTGGATATAATTGAGTTGCAATACTTGGAAGGATAAAATTACTTCTGACCTCTAAGtgcaaaaatgggaaaaaggttgtcatttttttttttttgtgtgtgtgtagcAACCGATATAATCTCTACCAGATACAACAATAAAGAATGGGGAATACTAGCTAATGAGAAGATTGAATAATATACATATTTTATAAGAAGATCAATTTATTCTAAGTGAAGTTAGTATCATGTTGATGTACGCAACATGCAACCCCATGCCAATTGGTTAGAATTGATTgagaattatatattttttttccataatggGTAGTTTCAGATGATCGATGGTGGAAGTAAATTTTAGGATCAACATTACATATTTGGTTtgtttaaaaaggaaaaaaaaatccttatccTTCAAATAGTTTGGAATGTACCATACATTGTAAATACGTTATAACTTAAGAttgcccattttttttcttaatttaagctATTTTGTGTT
The window above is part of the Macadamia integrifolia cultivar HAES 741 unplaced genomic scaffold, SCU_Mint_v3 scaffold2338, whole genome shotgun sequence genome. Proteins encoded here:
- the LOC122066312 gene encoding LEAF RUST 10 DISEASE-RESISTANCE LOCUS RECEPTOR-LIKE PROTEIN KINASE-like 1.5, with protein sequence MTHITEAVKKSTMPCELEKDKFSAQVLKNCKELMDYAIDDLKKSFDELGMFDMSKMDDFLENINIWIVVVKKLHRQQAMAAVASTKEFCNEILILSSRDHPTLVKLHGYYSDPRGLVLVYDYVPNDTLADHLHRSKCLERKKSLTWEVRVEVALQTAMALEYLHFSVVPAIVHRDITSLNIIVEKGYEDQSGGFWVIKEAGAHRLIVVEVRLDGAIGNAGILGPRVPQVVQVDGKE